From Carya illinoinensis cultivar Pawnee chromosome 5, C.illinoinensisPawnee_v1, whole genome shotgun sequence, one genomic window encodes:
- the LOC122311292 gene encoding acyl-CoA-binding domain-containing protein 1-like isoform X2 yields MMMGDWQQLVQSIVLGLIFSFLVAKLISIVLAFKEENLSLSRSSLIPDIHDDPKGAVLVPFHDTDSVVAEQGSIRNDSVPNSDAEDDDDDDWEGVESTELDETFSAATAFVAASAADRLSEKVSNDLQLRLYGLYKIATEGPCSSPQPSALKITARAKWQAWQKLGTMPPEEAMQKYIDIVTELYPSWLDGLTLSKRGEGNAPSMDAKGPMGPVFSTFVYEEESGNQSKMDAIHAFAREGEADNLIKCIEGSISVNLKDSEGRTPLHWAVDRGHLNITELLVSRNATVNAKDDDGQTPLHYAVVCERQAIAEFLVKQNADTDLKDNDGNTPSDLCEANWPWMKCAEKQTD; encoded by the exons ATGATGATGGGCGACTGGCAACAGCTCGTCCAATCCATTGTCCTTGGCCTCATTTTCTCCTTCCTTGTTGCCAAGCTCATTTCCATTGTGCTCGCCTTTAAAGAAGAAAACCTATCTCTCTCCCGCTCCTCCTTAATACCCGACATCCACGACGACCCTAAAGGTGCCGTTTTGGTCCCGTTCCACGATACCGACTCGGTCGTCGCCGAGCAGGGTAGCATCAGGAACGACAGCGTGCCCAATAGCGATGCCGAAGACGATGATGACGATGACTGGGAGGGAGTGGAGAGTACGGAGCTGGACGAGACCTTCAGCGCGGCCACGGCGTTCGTGGCGGCGTCCGCGGCGGATCGGCTCTCGGAGAAGGTCTCGAACGACTTGCAGTTGAGGCTCTACGGGTTGTACAAGATTGCCACCGAGGGCCCTTGTAGCTCGCCACAGCCCTCGGCTTTGAAAATCACGGCTCGGGCCAAGTG GCAAGCATGGCAGAAATTGGGTACTATGCCTCCAGAAGAAGCCATGCAGAAGTACATTGATATTGTTACAGAGCTATATCCTTCTTGGTTGGATGGTTTAACTCTG AGCAAACGTGGAGAAGGCAATGCACCAAGTATGGATGCTAAAGGACCAATGGGACCAGTTTTCAGCACTTTTGTTTATGAGGAAGAATCTGGAAATCAGTC GAAAATGGATGCTATTCATGCCTTTGCCAGAGAAGGAGAAGCAGATAATTTGATTAAGTGCATTGAAGGCAGCATTTCAGTAAATCTGAAAG ATAGCGAGGGCCGGACCCCATTGCACTGGGCTGTAGATCGCGGCCACCTTAACATCACTGAATTACTGGTTAGCAGGAATGCTACTGTAAATGCCAAG GACGATGATGGCCAAACCCCATTGCATTATGCTGTCGTGTGTGAGAGACAAGCCATTGCTGAATTTCTTGTGAAGCAAAATGCAGACACAGATTTAAAGGACAATGATGGCAACACACCTTCTGATCTGTGTGAGGCGAACTGGCCTTGGATGAAATGTGCGGAGAAGCAGACTGACTGA
- the LOC122311292 gene encoding acyl-CoA-binding domain-containing protein 1-like isoform X1: MMMGDWQQLVQSIVLGLIFSFLVAKLISIVLAFKEENLSLSRSSLIPDIHDDPKGAVLVPFHDTDSVVAEQGSIRNDSVPNSDAEDDDDDDWEGVESTELDETFSAATAFVAASAADRLSEKVSNDLQLRLYGLYKIATEGPCSSPQPSALKITARAKWQAWQKLGTMPPEEAMQKYIDIVTELYPSWLDGLTLKSKRGEGNAPSMDAKGPMGPVFSTFVYEEESGNQSKMDAIHAFAREGEADNLIKCIEGSISVNLKDSEGRTPLHWAVDRGHLNITELLVSRNATVNAKDDDGQTPLHYAVVCERQAIAEFLVKQNADTDLKDNDGNTPSDLCEANWPWMKCAEKQTD; encoded by the exons ATGATGATGGGCGACTGGCAACAGCTCGTCCAATCCATTGTCCTTGGCCTCATTTTCTCCTTCCTTGTTGCCAAGCTCATTTCCATTGTGCTCGCCTTTAAAGAAGAAAACCTATCTCTCTCCCGCTCCTCCTTAATACCCGACATCCACGACGACCCTAAAGGTGCCGTTTTGGTCCCGTTCCACGATACCGACTCGGTCGTCGCCGAGCAGGGTAGCATCAGGAACGACAGCGTGCCCAATAGCGATGCCGAAGACGATGATGACGATGACTGGGAGGGAGTGGAGAGTACGGAGCTGGACGAGACCTTCAGCGCGGCCACGGCGTTCGTGGCGGCGTCCGCGGCGGATCGGCTCTCGGAGAAGGTCTCGAACGACTTGCAGTTGAGGCTCTACGGGTTGTACAAGATTGCCACCGAGGGCCCTTGTAGCTCGCCACAGCCCTCGGCTTTGAAAATCACGGCTCGGGCCAAGTG GCAAGCATGGCAGAAATTGGGTACTATGCCTCCAGAAGAAGCCATGCAGAAGTACATTGATATTGTTACAGAGCTATATCCTTCTTGGTTGGATGGTTTAACTCTG AAGAGCAAACGTGGAGAAGGCAATGCACCAAGTATGGATGCTAAAGGACCAATGGGACCAGTTTTCAGCACTTTTGTTTATGAGGAAGAATCTGGAAATCAGTC GAAAATGGATGCTATTCATGCCTTTGCCAGAGAAGGAGAAGCAGATAATTTGATTAAGTGCATTGAAGGCAGCATTTCAGTAAATCTGAAAG ATAGCGAGGGCCGGACCCCATTGCACTGGGCTGTAGATCGCGGCCACCTTAACATCACTGAATTACTGGTTAGCAGGAATGCTACTGTAAATGCCAAG GACGATGATGGCCAAACCCCATTGCATTATGCTGTCGTGTGTGAGAGACAAGCCATTGCTGAATTTCTTGTGAAGCAAAATGCAGACACAGATTTAAAGGACAATGATGGCAACACACCTTCTGATCTGTGTGAGGCGAACTGGCCTTGGATGAAATGTGCGGAGAAGCAGACTGACTGA